The Terracoccus luteus genome includes a region encoding these proteins:
- a CDS encoding DUF456 domain-containing protein produces the protein MVISETTVLVALAMAVGTVGIIVPVLPGLLLVWGAFVVWAIAAGTTGGWVGLGVATLVYAAGLVAQYLFPGRRLKAAGVPTWVIGLALLVGVVGLFVVPVVGGPLGFVATVFIVQSVRHRDPVVARRATGQALRAVVVNLGVELLTALALVTTWVVTVWVTRA, from the coding sequence GTGGTGATCTCGGAGACGACCGTGCTCGTGGCGCTCGCCATGGCGGTCGGGACGGTCGGGATCATCGTCCCCGTGTTGCCCGGGCTGCTGCTCGTGTGGGGGGCGTTCGTCGTGTGGGCGATCGCGGCCGGCACCACCGGCGGCTGGGTGGGGCTGGGCGTGGCGACGCTCGTCTACGCCGCCGGGCTCGTGGCGCAGTACCTCTTCCCGGGCCGACGGCTCAAGGCGGCGGGGGTGCCGACGTGGGTCATCGGGCTGGCCCTGCTCGTCGGGGTGGTCGGGCTGTTCGTCGTCCCGGTCGTCGGAGGGCCGCTCGGCTTCGTCGCGACCGTCTTCATCGTGCAGAGCGTCCGGCACCGAGACCCGGTGGTGGCGCGGCGGGCGACCGGTCAGGCGCTGCGGGCCGTCGTGGTCAACCTCGGAGTCGAGCTGCTCACGGCCCTCGCCCTCGTCACGACATGGGTCGTCACCGTGTGGGTGACGCGGGCCTGA
- a CDS encoding DUF7455 domain-containing protein: MTTALAPEMTAADRCDRCGAQAYIRARLTSGGELFFCAHHGREYVPALRDKAVDIIDETDRLTDTPAAAGAEER, from the coding sequence ATGACTACAGCACTGGCACCCGAGATGACGGCAGCCGACCGCTGCGACCGCTGTGGCGCCCAGGCGTACATCCGTGCCCGGCTCACGTCGGGCGGCGAGCTGTTCTTCTGCGCGCACCACGGTCGGGAGTACGTCCCGGCCCTGCGCGACAAGGCCGTCGACATCATCGACGAGACGGACCGGCTCACGGACACCCCGGCCGCGGCCGGAGCCGAGGAGCGCTGA
- a CDS encoding DNA gyrase/topoisomerase IV subunit B, which produces MASASRPTSSGTGDYTARHLQVLEGLEAVRKRPGMYIGSTDQRGLMHCLWEIIDNAVDEALAGVCTDIVVVLGADGSIEVRDNGRGIPVDVEQRTGLSGVEVVFTKLHAGGKFGGGSYAATGGLHGVGASVVNALSSRLDVEVDRAGKTYGMSFRRGEPGRFADSGTTGAPHSPDAAFTAYETRSELPVVGKAKRGVTGTRVRFWPDRQIFLKSADLDYDQLTARARQTSFLIPGLRLVLRDERAASSGEPVVEEVFQHDGGISEFVEFLAPDAAITDVMRLEGSGTFTETVPVLDDQGHMTPTEVQRECGVDVALRWGQGYDARLLSFVNIITTPKGGTHVTGFEQALLKVFRRQLELNARRLKVGNDKPEKDDVLAGLTAVVTVRLAEPQFEGQTKEVLGTNAVRAIVAKVVEQQLTERLTSSKRDDKLQATRLLEKVTAEMKSRISARLHKETQRRKTALESSSLPTKLRDCRTTDVGRTELFIVEGDSAMGTAKEARNSEFQALLPIRGKILNVQKASVGDMLKNVECASIIQVIGAGSGRTFELEAARYGKVIIMTDADVDGAHIRTLLLTLFFRYMRPLVEAGRVYAAMPPLHRIEVVNAGAKKNELIYTYNDADLRRTLARLERGNKKIKQPMQRYKGLGEMDADQLADTTMDPRKRTLRQVTMRDLEAAERVFELLMGNEVAPRKDFIIDSAAEVDRERIDA; this is translated from the coding sequence GTGGCTTCCGCCTCCCGCCCCACCTCGTCCGGCACGGGCGACTACACCGCCCGCCACCTCCAGGTCCTCGAGGGCCTCGAGGCGGTGCGCAAGCGACCCGGCATGTACATCGGCTCGACCGACCAGCGCGGCCTCATGCACTGCCTGTGGGAGATCATCGACAACGCCGTCGACGAGGCGCTGGCGGGTGTGTGCACCGACATCGTCGTCGTCCTCGGGGCCGACGGCTCCATCGAGGTGCGTGACAACGGCCGTGGCATCCCCGTCGACGTCGAGCAGCGCACCGGTCTGTCCGGCGTCGAGGTCGTCTTCACCAAGCTGCACGCCGGGGGCAAGTTCGGCGGTGGCTCCTACGCCGCCACGGGAGGCCTGCACGGCGTCGGCGCCTCGGTCGTCAACGCCCTGTCGTCCCGCCTCGACGTCGAGGTCGACCGCGCCGGCAAGACGTACGGCATGAGCTTCCGTCGGGGCGAGCCCGGGCGGTTCGCCGACTCCGGCACGACCGGTGCACCACACTCGCCCGACGCCGCCTTCACCGCCTACGAGACCCGCAGCGAGCTGCCCGTCGTCGGCAAGGCGAAGCGGGGCGTCACCGGCACGCGGGTGCGCTTCTGGCCCGACCGCCAGATCTTCCTCAAGAGCGCCGACCTCGACTACGACCAGCTGACCGCCCGCGCCCGGCAGACGAGCTTCCTCATCCCCGGCCTGCGCCTCGTCCTGCGCGACGAGCGGGCGGCCTCCTCCGGCGAGCCCGTCGTCGAGGAGGTCTTCCAGCACGACGGTGGCATCAGCGAGTTCGTCGAGTTCCTCGCCCCCGACGCCGCCATCACCGACGTGATGCGGCTCGAGGGGTCGGGCACCTTCACCGAGACGGTCCCCGTGCTCGACGACCAGGGGCACATGACCCCGACCGAGGTGCAGCGAGAGTGCGGAGTCGACGTCGCGCTGCGCTGGGGCCAGGGCTACGACGCCCGCCTGCTGTCGTTCGTCAACATCATCACGACCCCCAAGGGCGGCACCCACGTCACCGGGTTCGAGCAGGCGCTGCTCAAGGTCTTCCGCCGCCAGCTCGAGCTCAACGCCCGCCGCCTCAAGGTCGGCAACGACAAGCCGGAGAAGGACGACGTGCTCGCCGGGCTCACCGCCGTCGTCACCGTGCGCCTCGCCGAGCCCCAGTTCGAGGGCCAGACGAAGGAGGTGCTCGGCACCAACGCCGTGCGCGCCATCGTCGCCAAGGTGGTCGAGCAGCAGCTGACCGAGCGTCTGACGTCGTCGAAGCGCGACGACAAGCTGCAGGCCACGCGGCTGCTCGAGAAGGTGACGGCCGAGATGAAGTCGCGCATCAGCGCGCGGCTGCACAAGGAGACCCAGCGCCGCAAGACCGCCCTCGAGAGCTCGAGCCTGCCGACGAAGCTGCGCGACTGCCGCACGACCGACGTCGGGCGCACCGAGCTGTTCATCGTGGAGGGCGACTCGGCCATGGGCACGGCCAAGGAGGCCCGCAACAGCGAGTTCCAGGCCCTGCTGCCGATCCGCGGCAAGATCCTCAACGTCCAGAAGGCGTCCGTGGGCGACATGCTCAAGAACGTCGAGTGCGCCTCGATCATCCAGGTCATCGGCGCCGGGTCGGGCCGCACCTTCGAGCTCGAGGCCGCCCGCTACGGCAAGGTCATCATCATGACCGACGCCGACGTCGACGGCGCCCACATCCGCACGCTGCTGCTCACGCTGTTCTTCCGCTACATGCGCCCGCTCGTCGAGGCGGGTCGCGTCTATGCCGCCATGCCGCCGCTGCACCGCATCGAGGTCGTCAACGCCGGCGCGAAGAAGAACGAGCTCATCTACACGTACAACGACGCCGACCTGCGTCGCACCCTCGCGCGCCTCGAGCGCGGCAACAAGAAGATCAAGCAGCCGATGCAGCGCTACAAGGGCCTCGGCGAGATGGACGCCGACCAGCTGGCCGACACGACGATGGACCCCCGCAAGCGCACCCTGCGCCAGGTGACGATGCGCGACCTCGAGGCGGCCGAGCGCGTCTTCGAGCTGCTCATGGGCAACGAGGTCGCGCCCCGCAAGGACTTCATCATCGACAGCGCCGCCGAGGTCGACCGCGAGCGCATCGACGCCTGA
- a CDS encoding AAA family ATPase, protein MQQDELDWAAERIRRVSEAFTAKVVGQARLQETLLIALLTGGHVLLESVPGLAKTTAAQTLAEAVGGRFHRIQCTPDLLPSDIVGTQVYNQHSGTFETQLGPVHANVVLLDEINRSSAKTQSAMLEAMQERQTSIGDRTYPLPDPFLVLATQNPIEQEGTYPLPEAQMDRFMLKDVLDYPSPAEEAEVLRRIDSGVFAAQPHPVVSLDDVSRLRRLASRVYVDPAIVNYIVGITYVTRHPRDYVEPRLAGYVEFGASPRASIAFASAARARALVDGRNHVVPDDVKALTHRVLRHRVTLGFEAAADEVAVEQVVDAMVNGIRTP, encoded by the coding sequence CTGCAGCAGGACGAGCTCGACTGGGCCGCCGAGCGGATCCGCCGCGTGTCCGAGGCCTTCACGGCCAAGGTCGTCGGGCAGGCGCGGCTGCAGGAGACGCTGCTCATCGCCCTGCTCACCGGCGGTCACGTCCTGCTCGAGAGCGTCCCCGGCCTGGCCAAGACGACGGCGGCGCAGACGCTCGCCGAGGCGGTGGGCGGGCGCTTCCACCGCATCCAGTGCACCCCCGACCTGCTGCCGAGCGACATCGTCGGCACCCAGGTCTACAACCAGCACTCGGGGACCTTCGAGACCCAGCTCGGCCCGGTGCACGCCAACGTCGTGCTGCTCGACGAGATCAACCGCAGCAGCGCCAAGACGCAGTCGGCGATGCTCGAGGCGATGCAGGAGCGGCAGACCTCGATCGGCGACCGCACGTACCCGCTGCCCGACCCCTTCCTCGTCCTCGCGACCCAGAACCCCATCGAGCAGGAGGGCACCTACCCGCTGCCCGAGGCGCAGATGGACCGGTTCATGCTCAAGGACGTCCTCGACTACCCCTCGCCCGCCGAGGAGGCCGAGGTGCTGCGCCGCATCGACTCCGGCGTCTTCGCCGCGCAGCCGCACCCGGTCGTCTCGCTCGACGACGTCAGCCGCCTGCGCCGACTCGCCTCCCGGGTCTACGTCGACCCGGCGATCGTCAACTACATCGTCGGCATCACCTACGTGACCCGGCACCCGCGCGACTACGTCGAGCCGCGGCTCGCCGGGTACGTCGAGTTCGGGGCGAGCCCGCGGGCGAGCATCGCCTTCGCGAGCGCCGCCCGGGCGCGGGCGCTCGTCGACGGGCGCAACCACGTCGTCCCCGACGACGTCAAGGCCCTGACGCACCGCGTGCTGCGTCACCGGGTGACCCTCGGCTTCGAGGCCGCCGCCGACGAGGTGGCGGTCGAGCAGGTCGTCGACGCCATGGTCAACGGGATCCGGACCCCCTGA
- a CDS encoding DUF58 domain-containing protein has translation MPTTMLTRVKSKLFVHARRRSRGMLEGEYASVFHGRSLDYDDLRDYVIGDEVRDIDWKASARHTRPLVKRYVANRKQNLVLVVDTGRGMAATTRSGESKKDVAVAAAGLVGWLAQRHGDLVGLVRGTASSTVSHDLRGTEAHLELLLRAVDGATRLDGEQSNLAVQLRWIVQNVKRRLFLLVVADDRDLDPALDELLRRLHVQHEILWLTVEDADPTAIDAGVTAYDVADGYSLPTGVRLDPKVRAAWAAETRARLQRTNELLDRRAINHARVGSTDQVVTTVFALLERQRRARR, from the coding sequence ATGCCGACGACGATGCTGACGCGGGTGAAGAGCAAGCTCTTCGTCCATGCCCGGCGTCGCTCGCGCGGGATGCTCGAGGGCGAGTACGCCTCGGTCTTCCACGGGCGCAGCCTCGACTACGACGACCTGCGCGACTACGTCATCGGTGACGAGGTCCGCGACATCGACTGGAAGGCGAGCGCCAGGCACACGCGGCCGTTGGTCAAGCGCTACGTCGCCAACCGCAAGCAGAACCTCGTCCTCGTCGTCGACACCGGCCGAGGCATGGCGGCGACGACGCGCAGCGGGGAGAGCAAGAAGGACGTCGCGGTCGCCGCGGCGGGTCTCGTCGGGTGGCTCGCCCAGCGGCACGGTGACCTCGTGGGGCTGGTTCGCGGGACGGCATCCTCGACGGTCTCGCACGACCTGCGCGGCACCGAGGCGCACCTCGAGCTGCTGCTGCGCGCGGTCGACGGCGCGACCCGGCTCGACGGGGAGCAGAGCAACCTCGCCGTGCAGCTGCGGTGGATCGTGCAGAACGTCAAGCGGCGCCTGTTCCTGCTCGTCGTCGCCGACGACCGCGACCTCGACCCGGCCCTCGACGAGCTGCTGCGCCGGCTGCACGTGCAGCACGAGATCCTCTGGCTCACGGTCGAGGACGCCGACCCGACCGCGATCGACGCGGGCGTGACGGCCTACGACGTGGCCGACGGCTACTCCCTGCCGACCGGGGTGCGGCTCGACCCGAAGGTGCGGGCGGCGTGGGCGGCCGAGACCCGGGCGCGGCTGCAGCGCACGAACGAGCTGCTCGACCGGCGCGCCATCAACCACGCCCGGGTGGGCTCGACCGACCAGGTGGTCACCACCGTGTTCGCCCTGCTCGAGAGGCAGCGCCGTGCTCGCCGCTGA
- a CDS encoding VWA domain-containing protein, whose translation MDLKYPALLAVALLLAVVGVMLVHRRLTKRRGVSAAAVANSTALTALPAFQRALRGHRIRLAVLAASGCLLAGSALVGAARPLDTTVEQPQTRNRDIMLCLDISGSMASFDAELVSTFQDLVKSFQGERIGLVIFNSSAATVFPLTDDYVFINDELANAQKALSGDPEYDSFFAGTFNGRGTSLIGDGLATCVTSFDRVDTQRARSVVLATDNHLAGRPLVEVDEAGRLATSKGVRVYGLNPQEDGLDSEAAEMRTVVTATGGRYFAMGDEGAIGSIVSSVQAQEASLIDSAARALYTDSPTLPIAFAGLGLAGVIGAARRWSS comes from the coding sequence ATGGACCTGAAGTACCCGGCCCTGCTGGCCGTCGCCCTGCTCCTCGCCGTCGTCGGCGTGATGCTCGTCCACCGGCGCCTCACGAAGCGGCGCGGTGTCAGCGCCGCCGCTGTCGCGAACTCGACTGCCCTGACAGCACTTCCGGCCTTCCAGCGGGCGCTGCGCGGGCACCGCATCCGGCTCGCGGTCCTGGCCGCGAGCGGGTGCCTGCTCGCGGGGTCGGCCCTCGTCGGGGCGGCGCGCCCGCTCGACACGACGGTCGAGCAACCCCAGACGCGCAACCGCGACATCATGCTCTGCCTCGACATCTCCGGCTCGATGGCCTCGTTCGACGCCGAGCTCGTCTCGACCTTCCAGGACCTCGTCAAGAGCTTCCAGGGCGAGCGCATCGGGCTCGTCATCTTCAACTCGTCGGCCGCCACCGTCTTCCCGCTCACCGACGACTACGTCTTCATCAACGACGAGCTCGCCAACGCGCAGAAGGCACTGTCCGGCGACCCCGAGTATGACTCCTTCTTCGCCGGCACCTTCAACGGGCGCGGGACCTCGCTGATCGGCGACGGCCTCGCGACGTGCGTGACGAGCTTCGACCGGGTCGACACCCAGCGGGCGCGCTCCGTCGTGCTCGCCACCGACAACCACCTCGCCGGCCGACCGCTCGTCGAGGTCGACGAGGCGGGCCGACTCGCCACGTCGAAGGGCGTGCGCGTCTACGGCCTCAACCCGCAGGAGGACGGGCTCGACAGCGAGGCCGCCGAGATGCGCACCGTCGTCACCGCCACGGGCGGCCGCTACTTCGCGATGGGCGACGAGGGCGCCATCGGCTCCATCGTCAGCTCGGTGCAGGCGCAGGAGGCCAGCCTCATCGACTCGGCCGCCCGCGCGCTCTACACCGACAGCCCGACGCTGCCCATCGCGTTCGCGGGCCTCGGCCTCGCCGGCGTCATCGGGGCGGCACGGCGGTGGTCGTCGTGA
- a CDS encoding vWA domain-containing protein, with product MTFLPVVAWPLLLFLVLAALVAVWWPSDGRMPVGRSGRAGAVTGSPGSVGAGTVPTGRSVRSALSRPAGTRWRLTVAVALLGTAALRPGLPGGEVDTTAANLNVYFVVDTTTSIVAEDYGDERPRVLGVRDDIVDIARALPGARYSVLTFDQSTRVRLPLTTDTTALGAAVETLAPEPSEYSRGTTVSEARERLAALLEQASTAQPERGRVVFYLGDGEQTAADPPAPFEIREGLVNGGAVLGYGTSEGGRMRATAARFGSSTEYLKDPTTGEDARSVADDGTLRAIAEQLRVPYVHREAGDGIGAVVDGIDLDRYGTNAEIEQQRVRAREELYWPLLLGVAGLAVWEIGAAVAGITSSRRRREAAP from the coding sequence GTGACGTTCCTGCCCGTGGTGGCCTGGCCCCTGCTGCTCTTCCTCGTCCTCGCCGCCCTCGTGGCCGTGTGGTGGCCGTCCGACGGTCGGATGCCGGTGGGCCGGTCCGGGCGCGCCGGTGCGGTCACCGGGTCTCCCGGGTCGGTCGGGGCGGGAACCGTCCCGACCGGGAGGTCCGTGCGGTCGGCACTGTCGAGGCCGGCCGGCACCCGATGGCGCCTGACCGTTGCGGTCGCGCTGCTCGGCACGGCGGCACTGCGGCCGGGACTCCCCGGTGGTGAGGTCGACACGACCGCGGCCAACCTCAACGTCTACTTCGTCGTCGACACGACGACGAGCATCGTCGCGGAGGACTACGGCGACGAGCGGCCGCGCGTGCTCGGGGTGCGCGACGACATCGTCGACATCGCGCGGGCCCTGCCGGGGGCGCGGTACTCGGTGCTCACCTTCGACCAGTCGACGCGGGTCCGGCTGCCGCTGACGACCGACACGACGGCCCTCGGTGCGGCGGTCGAGACCCTCGCCCCCGAGCCGTCGGAGTACTCGCGCGGCACCACCGTCTCCGAGGCCAGGGAGCGGCTGGCGGCCCTGCTCGAGCAGGCGAGCACCGCCCAGCCCGAGCGCGGCCGGGTCGTCTTCTACCTCGGAGACGGCGAGCAGACGGCCGCCGACCCGCCGGCCCCGTTCGAGATCCGTGAAGGCCTCGTCAACGGGGGAGCGGTGCTCGGGTACGGCACGAGCGAGGGCGGCCGCATGCGGGCCACCGCCGCCCGTTTCGGCTCGAGCACCGAGTACCTCAAGGACCCGACCACGGGGGAGGACGCCCGTTCCGTCGCCGACGATGGGACGCTGCGCGCCATCGCCGAGCAGCTGCGGGTGCCCTACGTCCACCGCGAGGCGGGCGACGGCATCGGCGCCGTCGTCGACGGCATCGACCTCGACCGCTACGGCACCAACGCCGAGATCGAGCAGCAGCGGGTGCGTGCCCGTGAGGAGCTGTACTGGCCGCTGCTGCTCGGCGTCGCCGGCCTCGCCGTCTGGGAGATCGGCGCCGCCGTCGCCGGCATCACCTCGAGCCGTCGCCGCCGGGAGGCCGCACCGTGA
- a CDS encoding tetratricopeptide repeat protein: MTRPSTLTTPPPRASEPGAATPAPTASDRWWRHLLSRMPRRRRRALPPHLAARRRRLLLASLPVTVLLALVALRLVTLNPVHDRTLAAYTAGDVDGTTTWGERQGWVNVVEGFRAPFALGDAQVLAGRFEQARPYFEQAFEEVPKGGVDECKVRVNLGLTYEALGDAAKAAERETEWRQFYDKGITTMAERPPLCDAPEGGDSGQRASDAQQRMEQKSQDEQQQGQEPQQPQEGQGEQPPPQPQPDSGQQPTPEQQERLRQQQQRNTAERNQQQDDDSRSQNGGGGGPAVPKPW; this comes from the coding sequence GTGACCCGGCCCAGCACCCTGACGACCCCGCCACCCCGCGCGAGCGAGCCCGGCGCGGCGACCCCGGCCCCGACGGCATCCGACCGCTGGTGGCGTCATCTCCTGTCCCGGATGCCGCGTCGCCGGCGCCGCGCCCTGCCGCCGCACCTCGCGGCGCGGCGGCGACGTCTGCTGCTCGCCTCGCTGCCCGTGACCGTGCTGCTCGCCCTCGTCGCACTGCGCCTCGTCACCCTCAACCCGGTGCACGACCGCACCCTCGCCGCGTACACGGCCGGTGACGTCGACGGCACGACCACGTGGGGCGAGCGGCAGGGCTGGGTCAACGTCGTCGAGGGGTTCCGTGCCCCCTTCGCGCTCGGCGACGCGCAGGTGCTGGCGGGCCGGTTCGAGCAGGCCCGGCCGTACTTCGAGCAGGCCTTCGAGGAGGTGCCGAAGGGCGGGGTCGACGAGTGCAAGGTGCGCGTCAACCTCGGCCTGACCTACGAGGCGCTCGGTGACGCCGCGAAGGCCGCCGAGCGGGAGACCGAGTGGCGCCAGTTCTACGACAAGGGCATCACGACGATGGCCGAGCGGCCGCCCCTGTGCGACGCGCCGGAGGGCGGTGACAGCGGGCAGCGGGCCTCCGACGCGCAGCAGCGCATGGAGCAGAAGAGCCAGGACGAGCAGCAGCAGGGCCAGGAGCCGCAGCAGCCCCAGGAGGGCCAGGGCGAGCAGCCTCCGCCCCAGCCGCAGCCCGACTCCGGGCAGCAGCCGACGCCTGAACAGCAGGAGCGACTGCGCCAGCAGCAGCAGCGCAACACGGCCGAGCGCAACCAGCAGCAGGACGACGACTCCCGCAGCCAGAACGGCGGCGGGGGAGGCCCGGCGGTGCCCAAGCCCTGGTGA
- a CDS encoding oxidoreductase encodes MATVDGASGATVHEAMGGGPGVRRLAHAWHERVLADAVVAHAFSHGYRDDHTERLAAYWAEALGGPDDYSRGLGDESSVVRAHSGNGEHPEMNERAVACFDLALIDAGLDGEPLRTVLHDYFTWATTTSMYRFHVSADDVPAGLAVPHWSWDGLQPGAWTEPAVTRPCARRLRASGGARRTS; translated from the coding sequence ATGGCGACGGTCGACGGAGCGTCCGGGGCGACGGTGCACGAGGCGATGGGCGGTGGTCCCGGCGTCCGGCGTCTCGCCCACGCGTGGCACGAACGGGTGCTGGCCGACGCGGTCGTGGCCCACGCCTTCAGCCACGGGTACCGCGACGACCACACCGAGCGGCTCGCCGCCTACTGGGCCGAGGCGCTCGGCGGACCGGACGACTACTCGCGCGGGCTCGGCGACGAGTCGTCGGTCGTGCGCGCCCACAGCGGCAACGGCGAGCACCCCGAGATGAACGAGCGGGCCGTCGCCTGCTTCGACCTGGCCCTCATCGACGCGGGCCTGGACGGGGAGCCCCTCCGGACGGTGCTGCACGACTACTTCACCTGGGCCACGACGACGTCGATGTACCGCTTCCACGTCTCCGCCGACGACGTGCCCGCGGGTCTCGCCGTGCCCCACTGGTCGTGGGACGGGCTGCAGCCCGGCGCCTGGACGGAGCCGGCCGTCACCCGGCCGTGCGCTCGGCGCCTCCGAGCCAGCGGGGGTGCCAGACGTACATCGTGA
- a CDS encoding sucrase ferredoxin: protein MTTLPGQHPATAGHGRSAADACSVLSDLDGTSAFGTAAPARFFVVLEQNGPWGRVAARQSHLDPALGGDLETRCTRLGGRFMLMRRPSGHPDQPHPRQVLVAWTGGERPAEAWLLLAELGRAGDLVGLDWHALAAGDRRAVAASLPGSVTAPPALLVCTNGRRDVCCAVRGRPLAAAAHALAPDRVWEVSHTGGHRFSPTAVLLPWGQNYARLDDASTAELLTTSAGGHTPATLFGPLHDRGRSGIPSAEACAESFVRGLTDETSLSAFTTRPASAGIGRDTDGVATGAVEVVHADGRRWLVHIERVASGPVRPGSCAAKAFPVVEHRARLVDGP from the coding sequence GTGACGACCCTGCCGGGGCAGCACCCCGCCACCGCGGGCCACGGGCGGTCGGCTGCCGACGCCTGCTCGGTGCTGTCGGACCTCGACGGCACGAGCGCCTTCGGCACGGCCGCCCCGGCGCGGTTCTTCGTCGTGCTCGAGCAGAACGGGCCGTGGGGGCGGGTGGCCGCGCGCCAGAGCCACCTCGACCCGGCGCTCGGCGGCGACCTCGAGACCCGGTGCACCCGTCTCGGTGGGCGGTTCATGCTCATGCGCCGCCCCAGCGGACACCCCGACCAGCCGCACCCGCGCCAGGTGCTCGTCGCGTGGACCGGCGGTGAGCGCCCCGCCGAGGCGTGGCTGCTGCTGGCCGAGCTCGGCCGCGCGGGCGACCTCGTCGGCCTCGACTGGCACGCACTGGCGGCCGGTGACCGCCGAGCCGTCGCCGCGTCGCTGCCGGGCTCTGTGACGGCGCCGCCCGCCCTGCTCGTCTGCACCAACGGTCGCCGTGACGTGTGCTGCGCGGTCCGCGGTCGACCGCTGGCGGCTGCCGCCCACGCCCTCGCCCCCGACCGCGTGTGGGAGGTCTCGCACACCGGTGGCCACCGGTTCTCACCCACCGCCGTGCTGCTGCCGTGGGGCCAGAACTACGCGCGTCTCGACGACGCCAGCACCGCCGAGCTGCTGACGACGAGCGCCGGGGGGCACACTCCCGCAACGCTGTTCGGTCCGCTGCACGACCGCGGCCGCTCCGGCATCCCCTCCGCCGAGGCGTGCGCGGAGTCGTTCGTCCGGGGCCTGACGGACGAGACGTCACTCTCCGCGTTCACGACGCGACCGGCATCCGCCGGCATCGGCCGGGACACCGACGGGGTCGCCACCGGTGCGGTCGAGGTGGTGCACGCCGACGGCCGCCGCTGGCTCGTGCACATCGAGCGCGTGGCGTCGGGGCCGGTGCGCCCGGGCTCGTGCGCTGCCAAGGCATTCCCCGTCGTCGAGCACCGGGCCCGGCTGGTCGACGGTCCCTGA